A region of Panicum virgatum strain AP13 chromosome 8N, P.virgatum_v5, whole genome shotgun sequence DNA encodes the following proteins:
- the LOC120685278 gene encoding GDSL esterase/lipase CPRD49-like codes for MLGGRPVFVLFGSSIVQYSFSNGGWGAALADIYARKADILLRGYIGWNTRRALQVMDKVFPKDSPVQPSLVIVYFGGNDSIAAHSSGLGPHVPIDEYIDNMRKIAEHLKSLSEKTRVIFLSCPPLNEEMLRTSTSSTILSEIVRTNETCHLYSDACVALCKEMNLKVVDLWHAMQKREDWMTACFTDGLHLSEEGSNIVVEEILKVLKEADDWDPCLHWKALPTEFAEDSPYDLVSSSGDATVNPSEWTIHRKIPWD; via the exons ATGCTCGGAGGCCGGCCGGTGTTCGTGCTGTTCGGCTCCTCCATCGTGCAGTACAGCTTCAGCAACGGCGGATGgggcgccgcgctcgccgacaTCTACGCCCGCAAG GCTGATATCTTGCTTAGAGGATATATCGGCTGGAACACAAGGCGGGCTCTTCAAGTCATGGACAAAGTGTTCCCTAAG GATTCACCAGTGCAGCCATCTTTGGTAATAGTTTACTTTGGTGGAAATGACTCCATTGCTGCCCACTCGTCTGGTCTGGGGCCTCACGTGCCGATAGATGAGTACATAGACAACATGAGAAAGATTGCGGAGCACCTGAAG AGCTTATCCGAGAAGACCCGTGTTATCTTCCTGAGCTGTCCACCTCTGAACGAGGAGATGCTTCGCACATCAACCAGCAGCACTATACTGAGCGAGATCGTGCGGACCAACGAGACCTGCCACCTCTACTCGGACGCCTGCGTAGCTCTGTGCAAAGAGATGAACCTGAAGGTGGTTGATCTGTGGCATGCCATGCAGAAGAGGGAGGACTGGATGACGGCATGCTTTAC AGATGGCCTGCATCTGTCTGAAGAGGGGAGCAACATCGTGGTGGAAGAGATCCTCAAGGTGCTCAAGGAGGCAGACGACTGGGACCCGTGCCTGCACTGGAAGGCTTTGCCGACGGAGTTCGCCGAGGACTCGCCCTACGACCTCGTCTCCTCCAGCGGCGACGCCACCGTGAACCCCTCGGAGTGGACCATCCACAGGAAGATACCATGGGACTGA
- the LOC120685277 gene encoding probable pyridoxal 5'-phosphate synthase subunit PDX1.2 has protein sequence MASDGTGVVALYGGGSGNNKVKVVDASSKSPAAATFSVKVGLAQMLRGGVIMDVVTPEQARVAEEAGACAVMALERVPADIRAQGGVARMSDPGLIRDIKRAVTIPVMAKARIGHFVEAQILEAVGVDYVDESEVLTPADDAHHINKHNFRVPFVCGCRDLGEALRRIREGAAMIRTKGEAGTGNVVEAVRHVRSVMGAVRALRSMDDDEVFAYAKRIAAPYDLVMQTKQLGRLPVVQFAAGGVATPADAALMMQLGCDGVFVGSGIFKSGDPARRARAIVQAVTHYSDPEILADVSAGLGEAMVGIHLSDPKLGVERYAARSE, from the coding sequence atggcttccGACGGCACCGGCGTCGTCGCCCtctacggcggcggcagcggcaacaACAAGGTCAAGGTCGTCGATGCCTCCTCCaagtcccccgccgccgccaccttctcCGTCAAGGTCGGCCTGGCGCAGATGCTGCGCGGCGGCGTCATCATGGACGTCGTCACGCCGGAGCAGGCGCGCGTCGCCGAGGAGGCCGGGGCCTGCGCCGTCATGGCGCTGGAGCGGGTCCCCGCCGACATCCGCGCGCAGGGGGGCGTGGCCCGCATGTCCGACCCGGGCCTCATCCGCGACATCAAGCGCGCCGTCACCATCCCGGTCATGGCCAAGGCGCGCATCGGCCACTTCGTCGAGGCCCAGATCCTGGAGGCCGTCGGCGTCGACTACGTGGACGAGAGCGAGGTGCTCACCCCCGCCGACGACGCGCACCACATCAACAAGCACAACTTCCGCGTCCCCTTCGTGTGCGGCTGCCGCGACCTCGGCGAGGcgctgcgccgcatccgcgagGGCGCCGCCATGATCCGCACCAAGGgcgaggccggcaccggcaacGTCGTCGAGGCCGTGCGCCACGTCCGCTCCGTCATGGGGGCCGTCCGCGCCCTGCGCAgcatggacgacgacgaggtcTTCGCCTACGCCAAGCGCATCGCCGCGCCCTACGACCTCGTCATGCAGACCAAGCAGCTGGGCCGCCTCCCCGTCGTCCAGTTCGCCGCCGGGGGAGTCGCCacccccgccgacgccgcgctcaTGATGCAGCTCGGCTGCGACGGCGTCTTCGTCGGCTCCGGGATCTTCAAGAGCGGCgaccccgcgcgccgcgcccgcgccatcGTGCAGGCCGTCACGCACTACAGCGACCCGGAGATCCTCGCCGACGTCAGCGCAGGGCTCGGGGAGGCAATGGTCGGCATCCACCTCTCCGACCCAAAACTCGGGGTGGAGCGCTACGCCGCGCGCTCCGAGTAG